Proteins found in one Helicobacter kayseriensis genomic segment:
- the hemC gene encoding hydroxymethylbilane synthase: MKKIIIGSRGSLLALWQANHIAQRLRDECDLEVEIKIVKTKGDKILDTPLAKIGGKGLFTKELEELLLSGEIDLAVHSLKDVPVEFPEGLSLVAITRRADVRDCFVSEKYPNLEKLPLGARVGTTSLRRTMQIKMIRPDLDTQSLRGNVQTRLQRLKDGDFDAIILALAGIKRLGIEGELKYAKPLEIQEMIPAMGQGALGIECRSDSEFWEILSGLNDEETRIFCESEREFVRCLEGGCQVPIGVHASLNTHQKLSLIAKVGLPDGSEVLSEEMEGEIENHLQIAQSLAQRMIDRGAKELLQRAEKMAFI, from the coding sequence ATGAAAAAGATCATCATTGGAAGTAGGGGGAGCTTGTTGGCTCTTTGGCAAGCCAATCATATCGCTCAAAGATTGCGAGATGAATGTGATCTTGAAGTGGAAATCAAGATCGTCAAAACAAAGGGAGATAAGATCCTTGATACTCCTTTGGCAAAAATCGGAGGCAAGGGGCTTTTTACCAAAGAGCTTGAGGAATTACTTTTGAGTGGGGAGATCGATCTTGCTGTGCATAGCCTCAAAGATGTGCCTGTGGAGTTTCCAGAGGGATTGTCTTTGGTCGCTATTACTAGGCGGGCGGATGTGAGGGATTGCTTTGTCAGTGAGAAGTATCCAAATCTTGAAAAGCTTCCCTTGGGAGCAAGGGTTGGGACGACTTCGCTAAGACGGACGATGCAGATCAAGATGATTCGTCCAGATCTAGATACGCAAAGCTTGAGGGGAAATGTCCAAACGCGTCTTCAGAGACTAAAAGATGGAGATTTTGATGCGATTATTTTGGCACTTGCAGGAATCAAAAGGCTAGGGATTGAGGGGGAGCTAAAATATGCCAAGCCTTTGGAGATCCAAGAAATGATCCCAGCAATGGGGCAGGGGGCATTGGGGATTGAGTGCAGGAGTGATAGTGAATTTTGGGAGATTTTGAGTGGGCTTAATGATGAAGAAACGCGGATCTTTTGTGAAAGTGAGAGAGAGTTTGTGAGGTGTTTGGAGGGTGGATGTCAAGTGCCAATTGGGGTGCATGCAAGTCTAAATACACACCAAAAGCTTAGCCTCATAGCAAAAGTCGGCTTACCCGATGGGAGTGAGGTGCTGAGTGAAGAGATGGAAGGAGAGATTGAGAATCATTTGCAAATCGCGCAAAGTTTGGCTCAAAGGATGATTGATCGTGGAGCAAAAGAATTGCTCCAAAGAGCGGAAAAAATGGCTTTTATCTAA
- a CDS encoding thiamine-binding protein → MAVLLELSIFSIHGEISKREEVAKVLRAWEQSGIKAHLNAMGSVVEAKDMQEALRAIEIANSCMDCRRYYAIAKFDCYPEREKMLGGRVERVLEEV, encoded by the coding sequence ATGGCGGTTTTATTAGAGCTTAGTATTTTTAGTATCCATGGAGAAATCAGTAAAAGAGAAGAGGTAGCAAAGGTTTTGAGGGCATGGGAACAAAGTGGAATCAAAGCCCATCTCAATGCTATGGGGAGCGTGGTGGAGGCAAAGGATATGCAGGAAGCTTTGAGAGCAATTGAGATCGCCAACTCTTGCATGGATTGCAGGCGATATTATGCAATCGCCAAGTTTGACTGCTATCCTGAAAGAGAAAAGATGCTTGGGGGAAGAGTAGAGAGGGTGTTGGAAGAGGTGTAA
- a CDS encoding DUF262 domain-containing protein: protein MSKNYLETKNVKLFELLSNGKSYSVPQYQRDYSWNTDQWEDLLEDIYRLTDDNLHYMGTIVLQFSNDGKEMVVIDGQQRITTLSILIVSVISILKDLISQNIDKEKNLQRIRALETYVCKQSASTLVKKPRLQLNDHNNSFFYQYVINLENLPSEVRTKSSSSNQLIYKSLVFFKEKLMEYFIQNKIEKNAEKIVAYIEMILEKICFIQIAVEDELNAYTLFETLNARGVELTATDLLKNYLFSLSDSESVKIMQTVWRDITERIKNQDMPRFLRYYINSRQDFITESQLFKTISRQIKNGSEAYNFVQNLKRFCIIYRALRDSEDDLWKESGEFLKIKKRLEELKLFKMQQHIPLLMSAYDKIFPKKPREFVRILEICSVIVFRYVVIGKRQTKDMEKAFNKCSIKITNEEISTAREVFENLKKLYIDDETFEKEFSSRSINFNSNPKLIYYILEKLECQFANTKNKITGENISVEHILPKTMTEYWEQYFSFEEHEHFVSRLGNFVLLDRKVNKDLGQKDYPTKCGAFAKSPFAITSQITINDKYKEWNPQNIRKNQEIYAKHAKQIWKLSF from the coding sequence ATGTCAAAAAATTATCTAGAAACAAAAAATGTTAAATTGTTTGAACTTTTAAGTAATGGAAAATCCTATAGCGTTCCTCAATATCAAAGAGATTATTCATGGAATACAGATCAATGGGAAGATCTTCTTGAAGATATTTATAGGCTCACTGATGATAATTTGCATTACATGGGGACAATAGTGTTGCAATTTTCTAATGATGGCAAAGAAATGGTTGTTATTGATGGACAGCAAAGAATCACAACATTGAGCATACTTATTGTCTCTGTAATTTCAATTCTTAAAGATTTGATTTCTCAGAACATTGATAAGGAGAAAAATCTACAAAGAATTAGGGCTCTTGAAACATATGTGTGCAAACAAAGTGCTTCAACACTTGTCAAAAAACCAAGGCTTCAACTCAATGATCACAATAATTCTTTTTTTTATCAATATGTCATTAATCTTGAAAATTTGCCAAGTGAGGTAAGAACGAAAAGTTCATCCAGCAATCAGCTTATATACAAATCTCTAGTCTTTTTTAAAGAAAAATTAATGGAATATTTCATTCAAAATAAAATTGAAAAAAATGCTGAGAAGATTGTTGCGTATATTGAAATGATTTTAGAGAAGATCTGTTTTATACAAATTGCCGTTGAAGATGAATTAAATGCTTACACATTATTTGAAACACTTAATGCCAGAGGAGTAGAGCTCACAGCAACAGATTTACTTAAAAATTACCTTTTTTCATTAAGTGATAGCGAAAGCGTTAAAATTATGCAAACAGTTTGGAGAGATATCACCGAACGAATTAAAAATCAAGATATGCCTCGATTCTTGAGATATTACATCAATTCTCGTCAGGATTTTATTACAGAATCTCAGCTCTTCAAAACCATTAGTAGACAAATCAAAAATGGATCCGAGGCTTATAACTTTGTTCAAAATCTAAAAAGATTTTGCATTATCTATAGAGCCTTGAGAGATTCAGAAGATGATCTTTGGAAAGAATCTGGAGAATTTCTTAAAATCAAAAAAAGGCTTGAAGAATTAAAGCTTTTCAAAATGCAACAGCATATTCCCTTGTTGATGTCGGCGTACGATAAAATTTTTCCTAAAAAACCACGTGAATTTGTCCGAATATTAGAAATTTGTTCCGTCATTGTTTTTAGGTATGTCGTAATTGGAAAGCGTCAAACTAAGGATATGGAAAAAGCTTTTAATAAATGCTCAATAAAAATCACAAATGAAGAAATCTCAACAGCAAGAGAGGTTTTTGAAAATCTCAAAAAGCTTTATATTGATGATGAAACTTTCGAAAAAGAGTTTAGCTCGCGCAGTATTAATTTTAATTCAAATCCAAAACTAATTTATTATATTCTCGAAAAACTTGAGTGTCAATTTGCAAATACAAAAAACAAAATAACTGGCGAAAATATTAGTGTTGAACACATCCTTCCTAAAACAATGACGGAATATTGGGAGCAATATTTTTCTTTTGAAGAGCATGAGCATTTCGTATCAAGATTGGGGAATTTTGTCCTGCTTGATCGAAAAGTTAATAAAGATCTTGGACAAAAAGATTATCCCACAAAATGTGGAGCTTTTGCAAAATCTCCATTTGCAATAACCTCGCAAATCACCATCAATGATAAATATAAGGAATGGAATCCTCAAAATATTAGAAAAAACCAAGAAATTTACGCAAAACATGCAAAACAAATATGGAAACTTAGCTTTTAA
- a CDS encoding Eco57I restriction-modification methylase domain-containing protein, with protein sequence MLSYFFEVAQEDTYYLLYSEGRSKSIEGYFDPYDYALLSKKHKITKCTFYPKGEIYLKNTSNSRKSTASFYTPTSLTSYLATHALKITDQNILDYKILDNACGSGHFLIQALNTITEHIINHFEDFPSFKALYEKEAQSIKDNTSAYITDYEVDEGDIIKRLLLKRMIYGIDLNPFSVELTKLSLWIDSFIFGTPLSFIEHHIKCGNALVGSSIKDFQSFYEGQTSQNLFFYDFMENFNSLTEVFSILNSLKDTTEEEIKESKALYSQEISPKLSTLSLALDFLTAQSFFTLEDRARFQGKELDFIQAILTPNEEFHNLKPIIESLSKKYRFFHYEIAFPEVFSGEKKGFDCIIGNPPWDKTKLSDDDFFPQFVSDYRTKKASEKKSLKLDLLDKPYIAQLYEESKAHIESLNTYYKAHYPLNRGSGDGNLFRFFVERNLSLLSPHSSLNYVLPSALMYEEGSLALRMHILKEKTLTYFYSFENREGIFPDVDSRYKFALMQILSCPPPPNHAIQTMSYLTQADSLYTQEPITLTLQEISTLSPSHLALPEVRDKMMLDILLKLYSSFKPLSLQWLDFRNELHMTNDKDLFIESGQKGLFPLYEGKMIHQNDAEFAPPTYFLNPQDFDERLSSKELYRLKQDIGMSEKDFVDFCSKYSLKSRDLIVYERDFIRLGYRKIARDTDERTAIFSLIPCNVGCGENMWQHIPKYYKVSENGIEVQGVEIEKVLFALGIFNSIVVDFVVRSIVQINVSKTYLERVPLPQPTAEEIRSNPLYTTITRNSLALQRYNDKSGYFKALDSLFGSKEWVQIGKHQGSYGLGGEPLSIPKTEKSYLTLKATNDILIAKLYGLEQEEFCTILSTFKVLANKQPHYIELLKVMWKSVGIKS encoded by the coding sequence TTGCTCTCTTATTTCTTTGAAGTTGCACAAGAAGACACCTATTATCTTCTCTATTCTGAGGGCAGAAGCAAAAGTATAGAGGGCTACTTTGATCCCTATGATTACGCGCTTCTAAGCAAAAAGCACAAAATCACCAAATGCACTTTCTACCCCAAAGGGGAAATTTATCTCAAAAACACAAGCAACTCCAGAAAAAGCACCGCAAGCTTCTACACTCCCACATCACTCACTTCCTATCTTGCCACCCACGCTCTAAAAATCACAGATCAAAACATTTTGGATTACAAGATCTTGGACAATGCCTGTGGAAGCGGACATTTTCTCATCCAAGCACTCAACACCATCACAGAACACATCATCAACCACTTTGAAGACTTCCCAAGCTTCAAAGCCCTCTATGAAAAGGAGGCTCAATCCATCAAAGATAATACTTCTGCTTACATCACAGATTATGAAGTCGATGAGGGCGACATCATCAAGCGCCTTTTGCTCAAAAGGATGATTTATGGAATCGACCTCAATCCTTTCAGTGTCGAGCTCACCAAACTCTCTCTTTGGATTGATAGCTTTATCTTTGGCACACCCCTAAGTTTTATCGAGCATCACATCAAATGCGGAAATGCTCTGGTAGGCTCAAGCATCAAAGATTTCCAATCTTTCTATGAGGGTCAAACTTCTCAAAACCTCTTTTTCTATGATTTTATGGAGAACTTCAACTCCCTCACAGAAGTTTTCTCTATCCTCAACTCTCTCAAAGATACCACAGAAGAGGAGATCAAAGAGAGCAAAGCCCTCTATTCTCAAGAAATCTCCCCCAAACTCTCCACCCTCTCTCTAGCCCTTGATTTCCTCACTGCCCAAAGCTTTTTTACCCTAGAAGATAGAGCGAGATTCCAAGGCAAAGAGCTAGATTTCATCCAAGCCATCCTCACGCCCAATGAAGAGTTTCACAACCTCAAACCCATCATCGAATCTCTAAGCAAAAAATACAGATTCTTTCATTATGAAATCGCTTTCCCAGAAGTTTTTTCAGGCGAGAAAAAGGGCTTTGACTGCATCATTGGAAATCCACCGTGGGATAAAACAAAGCTAAGTGATGATGACTTTTTTCCTCAGTTTGTGAGTGATTATCGCACCAAAAAAGCAAGTGAGAAAAAATCTCTCAAACTTGATCTCCTAGATAAACCCTATATCGCGCAACTTTACGAAGAGAGCAAAGCTCATATCGAATCACTCAACACCTATTACAAAGCCCACTATCCCCTCAATCGTGGCAGTGGAGATGGTAATCTTTTCAGATTCTTTGTCGAGCGTAATCTCTCTTTGCTCTCTCCCCACTCTTCCCTCAACTATGTCCTTCCAAGTGCACTGATGTATGAAGAGGGAAGCCTAGCCCTAAGGATGCACATCCTCAAAGAAAAAACACTCACATATTTTTATAGCTTTGAAAATCGTGAGGGAATCTTCCCTGATGTTGATTCGAGATATAAATTTGCCTTGATGCAAATCCTCTCTTGCCCTCCACCCCCAAATCATGCGATCCAAACGATGTCCTATCTCACACAAGCAGATTCTCTCTATACCCAAGAGCCCATCACCCTCACTCTCCAAGAGATCTCTACCCTCTCTCCCTCTCATCTTGCACTGCCTGAGGTGCGGGATAAAATGATGCTTGATATTCTTCTCAAACTCTACTCTTCTTTTAAGCCCCTTTCTCTGCAATGGTTAGATTTTAGAAATGAGCTACATATGACAAATGACAAAGATCTCTTTATCGAATCTGGCCAAAAAGGACTTTTCCCCCTCTATGAGGGCAAGATGATCCACCAAAATGACGCAGAGTTCGCTCCTCCGACCTACTTTCTCAATCCCCAAGATTTTGATGAGCGACTAAGTAGCAAAGAGCTTTATCGTCTCAAGCAAGATATAGGAATGAGTGAAAAAGACTTTGTGGATTTTTGCTCTAAATATTCACTTAAGTCTAGAGATTTGATCGTATATGAGAGAGATTTTATTCGTTTGGGATATAGAAAAATTGCAAGAGATACGGATGAACGCACAGCGATTTTTTCATTGATACCTTGTAATGTAGGGTGCGGAGAAAATATGTGGCAACATATTCCCAAATATTATAAGGTTTCTGAAAATGGCATTGAAGTTCAGGGAGTAGAGATAGAGAAAGTGCTTTTTGCCTTAGGAATATTCAACTCCATTGTTGTGGATTTTGTGGTGCGAAGTATAGTGCAAATTAATGTGAGCAAAACTTATTTGGAGCGTGTTCCGCTCCCTCAACCCACAGCAGAGGAAATCCGCTCAAACCCCCTCTACACCACTATCACTCGCAATTCTTTAGCACTCCAACGCTACAATGACAAAAGTGGATATTTCAAAGCCCTAGATTCTCTCTTTGGCTCAAAAGAATGGGTACAGATTGGAAAACACCAAGGAAGCTATGGCTTAGGCGGAGAGCCCCTTTCTATCCCCAAAACTGAGAAATCCTACCTCACCCTCAAAGCCACCAATGACATCCTCATCGCCAAACTCTATGGACTAGAACAAGAAGAGTTTTGCACGATTCTTTCAACATTCAAAGTCCTAGCCAACAAACAACCCCACTACATCGAACTACTCAAAGTGATGTGGAAAAGCGTGGGAATTAAAAGCTAA
- a CDS encoding tetratricopeptide repeat protein has protein sequence MKKVLLLIWVALCGIGMDFEEGSRIYQKGNYKKAFEIFKLSCQNGDMVSCLSIGLMYENAEGVEQDSLMAVKFFTIACDGGEGRGCGALGAMYENGRGVKKNLDTALGLYKKACQLGVRAGCEDYRELSKVR, from the coding sequence ATGAAAAAAGTTTTGTTGTTGATTTGGGTTGCTTTATGTGGAATTGGAATGGATTTTGAAGAAGGATCTAGGATATATCAAAAAGGCAATTATAAGAAAGCCTTTGAGATTTTTAAACTCTCTTGTCAGAATGGAGATATGGTTTCATGCCTTAGTATTGGATTGATGTATGAAAATGCAGAAGGTGTTGAGCAAGATTCTTTGATGGCTGTGAAATTTTTCACTATCGCTTGTGATGGGGGAGAGGGGAGAGGGTGTGGTGCCCTTGGAGCAATGTATGAAAATGGAAGAGGTGTTAAAAAAAATCTTGACACTGCTTTGGGGCTATACAAAAAGGCGTGTCAGCTAGGGGTTAGGGCTGGTTGTGAGGATTATCGGGAGCTATCTAAGGTTCGATAG
- the murI gene encoding glutamate racemase, with the protein MRAGVFDSGIGGISVLKSLLDSKVFSEIIYYGDTARVPYGGKDKDTIIKYSLEAIEFFAPHCIDILIVACNTVSAYALEEMRKKAPYPIIGVIESGVLALQNTLHNKQDPILIIATQATIHSKAYLLSLKKLGYENIASIATPLLVPFVEEGILEGEFLQQCLHHYFKDLHTHPKAIILGCTHYPFIAKEIKKYFKEEVLLIHSGEAIVEYLQSKGIYDTHPCTQVQFFSSEDSEKLKKKGEELLKRLSI; encoded by the coding sequence ATGCGTGCAGGAGTATTTGATAGCGGTATAGGGGGAATAAGTGTTTTAAAATCCCTCCTTGATTCCAAGGTCTTTTCAGAGATTATTTATTATGGCGATACAGCAAGAGTCCCCTATGGAGGGAAAGATAAGGACACCATCATCAAATACTCTCTTGAAGCAATTGAGTTTTTTGCTCCTCATTGTATCGATATACTCATTGTTGCTTGCAATACGGTGAGTGCATATGCCCTAGAAGAAATGAGGAAAAAGGCTCCCTATCCAATCATTGGGGTGATCGAATCAGGAGTCTTAGCTCTTCAAAACACACTCCACAACAAACAAGATCCAATCCTTATCATCGCCACTCAAGCGACAATCCACTCCAAAGCCTATCTCCTATCTCTAAAAAAATTGGGGTATGAAAATATTGCTTCAATTGCCACCCCTTTGCTTGTGCCTTTTGTTGAGGAAGGAATCTTAGAAGGCGAATTTTTGCAACAATGCTTGCATCACTATTTCAAAGATCTTCACACTCACCCCAAAGCAATCATCCTAGGATGCACGCACTATCCCTTCATCGCTAAAGAGATTAAAAAATACTTTAAAGAAGAAGTCTTGCTTATCCATTCAGGTGAAGCGATTGTAGAATATTTACAAAGCAAAGGAATCTATGACACCCACCCTTGCACACAAGTGCAGTTTTTCTCTTCAGAAGATAGTGAAAAGCTAAAGAAAAAGGGAGAGGAACTACTTAAGCGACTTTCAATTTAA
- the rho gene encoding transcription termination factor Rho, whose translation MSQKENKNTRTHTPVDGYKIEELRSKTVADLTEIAVRMGVENPQEYRRQDLIFEILKKQVNQGGYILFTGILELSSEGYGFLRGIDANFSDTQNDTYVSQSQIRRFALRTGDIVTGQVRPPKDQERYYALLKIEAINYLSLEEIKNRPLFDNLTPLFPLEQLKLEYNPTKVTGRMLDLFSPIGKGQRALIVAPPRTGKTELMKELAHGISYNHPEVELMVLLVDERPEEVTDMERSIKGQVFSSTFDLPSSNHIRVAELVIERAKRMVEMGQDVVILLDSITRLARAYNGATPSSGKVLSGGVDANALHKPKRFFGAARNIEQGGSLTIIATALIETGSRMDEVIFEEFKGTGNSEIVLARSIADRRIYPAFDILKSGTRKDDLLLGKEKLTKVWMLRNVMQQMDDVEALSFIYAKMQKTKDNDEFLNLMNEKD comes from the coding sequence ATGAGTCAAAAAGAAAATAAAAATACAAGAACTCACACCCCTGTAGATGGTTATAAAATCGAAGAATTACGATCCAAAACAGTTGCAGATCTTACTGAGATTGCTGTGCGTATGGGTGTTGAGAATCCTCAAGAATATCGCCGACAAGATTTGATTTTTGAAATCCTCAAAAAACAGGTCAATCAAGGTGGATACATTCTTTTTACAGGGATTTTAGAACTCAGCTCAGAGGGATATGGTTTTTTAAGAGGAATTGATGCAAATTTTAGCGATACTCAAAACGATACTTATGTATCCCAGAGTCAAATTCGTCGTTTTGCACTTCGAACAGGAGATATCGTCACGGGACAAGTTCGCCCCCCCAAAGATCAAGAGCGATATTATGCACTTCTCAAAATTGAAGCGATCAACTATCTTTCTTTAGAAGAAATCAAAAATCGCCCGCTTTTTGATAACCTCACTCCTCTCTTTCCCCTAGAACAACTCAAACTCGAATACAATCCCACAAAAGTCACAGGAAGAATGCTTGATCTTTTTAGCCCAATTGGTAAAGGTCAAAGAGCTCTGATCGTTGCCCCTCCGCGAACAGGAAAAACTGAGCTGATGAAAGAGCTAGCTCACGGGATCTCTTATAATCATCCCGAAGTAGAGCTGATGGTTTTACTTGTCGATGAGCGACCAGAAGAGGTGACGGATATGGAGCGAAGTATCAAAGGGCAAGTTTTTAGCTCCACCTTTGATCTCCCCTCAAGCAATCATATTCGCGTCGCAGAACTTGTGATCGAAAGAGCCAAGAGAATGGTGGAAATGGGGCAAGATGTGGTGATTTTGCTTGATTCTATTACGCGTCTTGCGCGTGCTTACAATGGCGCAACCCCTTCAAGTGGAAAGGTCTTGAGTGGTGGAGTTGATGCAAATGCATTACACAAGCCAAAAAGATTTTTTGGAGCAGCGAGAAATATCGAGCAAGGCGGAAGTCTGACAATCATCGCAACAGCCCTGATTGAAACAGGATCGCGTATGGATGAAGTCATCTTTGAAGAATTCAAAGGAACAGGAAATAGTGAAATCGTTCTAGCACGCTCAATCGCAGATCGCCGAATCTATCCAGCATTTGATATCCTCAAATCTGGGACAAGAAAAGATGATCTTCTTTTGGGCAAAGAAAAGCTGACAAAAGTTTGGATGCTAAGAAATGTCATGCAACAAATGGATGATGTGGAAGCCCTAAGCTTCATCTATGCAAAAATGCAAAAAACAAAAGACAATGATGAGTTTTTGAATCTGATGAATGAAAAAGACTGA
- a CDS encoding response regulator, which produces MILERLKEMNLLYVEDDEDTLQASKIILEDYVKTLFIARDGQEALEIFEKQKIDLILTDILMPKLNGIEMIKVIRQKHPNLPIIITTAHTETQYLLDAIHLKVDRYILKPIVLEDLFGAFEKVILPSLQAQTIQDQKLLINAISTFVGGKKIEIIRYLLQNIDEDFIFHGSYESIMETLNVSKPTVVKTFKQLIETGLVTKIRNKIYRLHPDITSS; this is translated from the coding sequence ATGATTTTGGAACGATTGAAGGAGATGAATTTATTGTATGTCGAAGATGATGAAGACACTCTGCAAGCTAGCAAAATTATTTTAGAAGATTATGTTAAAACGCTTTTTATTGCAAGAGATGGACAAGAAGCACTAGAAATTTTTGAGAAACAAAAAATCGATCTCATTCTGACAGACATCCTGATGCCAAAACTTAATGGGATTGAAATGATTAAAGTCATACGCCAAAAACACCCCAATCTTCCCATTATCATCACGACAGCGCACACTGAAACTCAATATTTGCTTGATGCTATCCATTTAAAAGTTGATCGATATATACTCAAACCCATTGTTTTGGAAGATTTATTTGGAGCATTTGAAAAAGTTATTCTTCCTTCTCTTCAAGCACAAACAATTCAAGATCAAAAACTACTCATCAATGCAATTTCAACTTTTGTAGGTGGGAAAAAGATTGAGATCATTCGTTATCTTTTGCAAAATATTGATGAAGATTTTATTTTTCATGGATCTTATGAAAGTATTATGGAAACCCTAAATGTCAGCAAACCAACAGTTGTTAAAACCTTTAAACAACTGATAGAAACTGGGCTAGTAACAAAAATCAGAAATAAAATCTATCGTCTCCATCCAGACATCACTTCTTCTTAA
- a CDS encoding sensor histidine kinase: protein MRFDHLVFSKISSLKSRILGTSLHRKTKILLANIAIGLFLIISTTFFALFGLKYDYDSSFMHQERKLKQLIVIQNIYSSVLAQLLKQESVLDEVEKLKGAWKTFTLIHEEDNYGTRFKEIYAEIFLSYSTQLKRLELYENQITNIINQKFFSPTKLNTQEIQNIGLSLNSLLHETIQLRLEVLNLKKKITNSLFNTTMILISFLIIGIVLTTLFFSQIIIASIKDLHNSLESIVFQKTKELRQLNNDLQEKIKQELKESRQKDHIMYQQARLASIGEMIQNIAHQWRQPLNSLMLIIQSFKLKSDHQKLSQDFIDSQTQMALRIAKNMSNTIENFRNFFQPHSARESFSIQKSIEDSLSILQANLKNSNIKVEVFGEQQIFLFGYENAFTQVILNLVNNAKDAILAEEISGGMIEISIEKLTNENIQIKVQDNAGGIKVKEIEKIFEPYFTTKHKSVGTGVGLYMVKQIIEKQLGGKIIVQNLEWVSKITHKKYKGASFEITLPLNL, encoded by the coding sequence ATGCGTTTTGATCATCTTGTATTCTCCAAAATTTCTTCGCTTAAAAGTAGAATTCTTGGAACCTCCCTTCATCGAAAAACTAAGATCTTGCTGGCCAATATTGCAATTGGATTATTTCTCATTATTAGCACAACATTTTTTGCACTTTTTGGTCTAAAGTATGACTACGATTCTAGCTTTATGCACCAAGAACGCAAGCTTAAACAACTCATTGTGATTCAAAATATTTATTCTTCTGTTTTAGCTCAACTTCTTAAGCAAGAATCTGTTTTAGATGAAGTTGAGAAACTTAAAGGGGCTTGGAAAACATTCACTCTCATCCACGAAGAAGATAATTATGGGACTAGATTCAAAGAAATTTATGCCGAAATCTTTTTAAGCTATTCTACACAGCTTAAAAGACTAGAACTTTATGAAAACCAAATTACAAATATCATCAATCAAAAGTTTTTTTCTCCTACAAAACTCAACACTCAAGAGATTCAAAATATAGGACTTTCTCTCAACTCTCTTTTACATGAAACCATACAACTTAGACTTGAAGTTTTGAATCTGAAAAAAAAGATCACCAATTCTCTTTTTAACACCACAATGATTCTGATTAGTTTTTTGATCATCGGAATTGTTTTGACAACTTTGTTTTTTTCACAAATCATCATTGCTTCAATCAAAGACCTGCACAACTCCCTTGAAAGCATCGTTTTCCAAAAAACAAAAGAGCTACGCCAACTCAATAATGACCTGCAAGAAAAAATTAAACAAGAGCTTAAAGAATCGCGTCAAAAGGATCACATTATGTATCAACAAGCAAGACTTGCCTCTATTGGAGAAATGATACAAAATATTGCACATCAATGGAGACAGCCCCTCAACTCCCTTATGTTGATTATCCAAAGCTTCAAGCTCAAATCTGATCATCAAAAACTTTCTCAAGATTTCATCGATTCTCAAACACAAATGGCTTTGCGAATCGCTAAAAATATGTCCAATACAATTGAAAATTTTAGGAATTTTTTCCAACCTCATAGTGCTCGCGAATCTTTTAGTATCCAAAAAAGCATTGAAGATTCTCTTAGTATTCTTCAGGCCAATCTCAAAAATAGCAATATTAAAGTTGAGGTATTTGGGGAGCAACAAATCTTTCTTTTTGGCTATGAAAACGCCTTTACTCAGGTGATCCTCAATCTTGTCAATAACGCAAAAGATGCAATTTTGGCAGAAGAAATTTCTGGAGGAATGATTGAAATCTCTATTGAAAAATTGACAAATGAAAATATACAAATCAAAGTCCAAGATAATGCTGGAGGAATCAAAGTCAAAGAAATTGAGAAGATCTTTGAGCCCTACTTTACGACAAAACACAAATCCGTAGGAACAGGTGTCGGCCTCTATATGGTTAAACAAATTATTGAAAAACAACTTGGTGGGAAAATTATTGTCCAAAATCTAGAATGGGTGAGTAAAATAACACACAAAAAGTATAAGGGTGCGTCATTTGAGATTACTTTACCTCTCAATCTTTGA